One region of Mycolicibacterium insubricum genomic DNA includes:
- the fabG gene encoding 3-oxoacyl-ACP reductase FabG: MSSGLLADRTAVITGAAQGIGFAIAARFIDEGARVVIGDINAEAAVAAARELGGDAVAVGAGCDVTSAADVEALLAVAAERFTPVDVMVNNAGITRDATMRTMTEEMFDQVIAVHLKGTWNGTRLAGAIMRANGGGTIVNMSSLSGKIGLAGQTNYSAAKAGIVGLTKAAAKELAHLGVRVNAIQPGLIRTAMTEAMPAKVWEQKMAEIPMGRAGEIDEVAKVALFLASDLSSYMTGTVLEVTGGRFM, from the coding sequence ATGAGTTCAGGGCTGTTGGCGGATAGGACGGCGGTCATCACCGGCGCGGCGCAGGGTATCGGGTTCGCCATCGCCGCACGGTTCATCGACGAGGGCGCCCGGGTGGTGATCGGCGACATCAACGCCGAGGCCGCCGTGGCGGCAGCCCGTGAGCTCGGCGGTGACGCGGTGGCCGTCGGGGCGGGTTGCGATGTCACCTCGGCCGCCGATGTCGAGGCGCTGCTGGCGGTGGCGGCCGAGCGCTTCACCCCGGTGGACGTGATGGTCAACAACGCCGGCATCACCCGGGACGCCACCATGCGCACCATGACCGAGGAGATGTTCGACCAGGTCATCGCGGTGCATCTGAAGGGCACCTGGAACGGCACCCGGTTGGCCGGGGCGATCATGCGCGCCAACGGCGGCGGCACCATCGTCAACATGTCGTCGCTGTCGGGCAAGATCGGCCTGGCCGGGCAGACGAACTATTCGGCGGCCAAGGCCGGCATCGTCGGGTTGACCAAGGCCGCCGCCAAAGAACTCGCCCATCTGGGCGTGCGGGTCAACGCCATCCAGCCGGGTCTGATCCGCACCGCGATGACCGAGGCCATGCCGGCCAAGGTGTGGGAGCAGAAGATGGCCGAGATCCCGATGGGCCGCGCCGGTGAGATCGACGAGGTCGCCAAGGTGGCACTGTTCCTGGCTTCGGACCTGTCGTCGTACATGACCGGCACGGTGCTGGAGGTGACCGGCGGCCGGTTCATGTGA
- a CDS encoding hydroxyacid-oxoacid transhydrogenase: MSCCEHGDLAGDGAFTVDASRITFGRGCIAELGERARSLGMSRVAVFTDPVIAGLPFFAAATDSLRAAGLDVLVYAEVRVEPTDESFSAAVAFAVDARADGYVSVGGGSVIDTAKAANLYASHPADLLHYVNAPVGAGAPVPGPLAPHIACPTTSGTGSEVTGIAIFDLLSMGAKTGIAAPALRPSEALIDPDATDTLPGAVVACSGLDVLSHALESFTARPYFRRPVTGAPQLRPMSQGANPWSDFGAREALRLLGIYLQRAVDDDSDREAREQTMWAATLAGIAFGNAGVHVPHAMSYAVAGLVRDFTPAGYLSTEPLVPHGMAVVLNAPAVFRTLAPTAPQRHLEAAALLGADTRSATPDDAGEVLAGELIRIIRDVGLPNGLAGVGYGETDCAALVAGTWPQQRLLSNAPVDITREQLADLFGAALRYW; encoded by the coding sequence GTGAGTTGTTGCGAGCACGGGGATCTGGCCGGCGACGGCGCATTCACCGTCGATGCCTCCCGGATCACCTTCGGGCGCGGCTGCATCGCCGAACTCGGCGAGCGCGCCCGCTCGCTGGGCATGTCGCGGGTGGCGGTGTTCACCGATCCGGTTATCGCCGGGCTGCCGTTCTTCGCTGCGGCCACCGACTCACTGCGCGCCGCCGGGCTCGATGTCCTCGTCTACGCCGAGGTACGCGTAGAACCCACCGATGAATCCTTTTCCGCTGCCGTGGCATTCGCCGTCGATGCGCGCGCCGACGGGTACGTCTCGGTGGGCGGTGGGTCGGTGATCGACACCGCCAAGGCCGCCAATCTCTACGCCAGCCACCCGGCGGACCTGCTGCACTACGTGAACGCACCGGTCGGCGCGGGCGCGCCGGTGCCCGGCCCGCTGGCCCCGCACATCGCCTGCCCCACCACCTCGGGCACCGGCAGCGAGGTCACCGGCATCGCGATCTTCGACCTGCTGTCCATGGGTGCCAAGACCGGAATCGCCGCACCGGCGCTGCGGCCGTCCGAGGCACTGATCGACCCGGACGCCACTGACACGCTGCCCGGTGCCGTCGTCGCCTGCAGCGGTCTGGACGTACTGTCGCACGCCCTGGAATCCTTCACCGCGCGACCGTATTTCCGACGACCGGTCACCGGTGCACCGCAGCTGAGGCCGATGAGCCAGGGGGCCAACCCATGGAGCGACTTCGGTGCCCGGGAGGCGCTGCGACTGCTCGGGATTTACCTGCAGCGTGCCGTCGACGACGACTCCGACCGCGAGGCACGGGAACAGACCATGTGGGCCGCCACCCTGGCCGGCATCGCCTTCGGCAACGCCGGGGTGCACGTTCCGCACGCCATGTCCTATGCGGTGGCCGGGCTGGTCAGAGACTTCACGCCCGCGGGCTACCTCAGCACCGAGCCGTTGGTGCCGCACGGCATGGCCGTCGTGCTCAACGCGCCGGCGGTGTTCCGGACGCTGGCGCCCACCGCACCGCAGCGTCACCTGGAGGCCGCCGCGTTGCTGGGCGCGGACACCCGGTCGGCCACCCCCGATGATGCCGGAGAGGTACTGGCCGGCGAGCTGATCCGGATCATCCGCGATGTCGGACTGCCCAACGGTCTGGCCGGCGTCGGCTACGGCGAAACCGATTGCGCCGCATTGGTAGCGGGCACCTGGCCGCAGCAGCGACTGCTGAGCAACGCTCCGGTGGACATCACCCGCGAACAACTCGCCGACCTGTTCGGCGCCGCCCTGCGATACTGGTGA
- a CDS encoding acyl-CoA thioesterase encodes MTDDNAKTDNAVTIDDYRYVLPITTRWMDNDVYGHVNNVTYYSYFDTVANHYLITEGGLDIATSPVIGLVVESKCNYRAPLAYPDQVRAALRVDRLSARSVTYGIAIFGRDVESPSAEGYFVHVFVDRDSRRAVPIPDRIREALTWIQA; translated from the coding sequence ATGACCGACGACAACGCAAAGACCGACAACGCGGTGACCATCGACGACTACCGGTACGTACTGCCCATCACCACCCGCTGGATGGACAACGACGTCTACGGGCACGTCAACAACGTCACCTACTACAGTTACTTCGACACCGTCGCCAACCACTACCTGATCACCGAGGGCGGACTGGACATCGCCACGTCACCGGTGATCGGCCTGGTGGTCGAATCCAAATGCAACTACCGGGCGCCGCTGGCCTACCCGGACCAGGTCCGCGCGGCACTACGGGTGGACCGGCTTTCGGCCCGCTCGGTCACCTACGGCATTGCCATCTTCGGCCGGGACGTCGAATCACCCTCGGCAGAAGGATATTTCGTGCACGTCTTCGTCGACCGGGACAGCCGTCGGGCCGTGCCCATCCCGGATCGGATCCGCGAGGCGCTAACCTGGATCCAGGCCTGA
- a CDS encoding CoA transferase, whose product MTTQPLRGLRIVEFASFVAGPSAGMTLAQLGAEVIRIDPTGGAPDYHRWPVSARTGASLYWSALNRGKRSVQIDVRSPQGRELVLALATAPGPDAGIVVDNQVGRPWLAYDELAKRRGDVIRMHIGGRADGGPAVDYTVNTEVGITALTGPADTDTPVNHVLPAWDLIAGMTATTGLLAALRHRDRTGEGSDLALALADVALAGVANMGWLTEAREQGDRPRHGNYMYGTFGVDFVAGDGARVMVVALTGRQWQALCAATGITDAAASVATVLGTDFTDEAQRYEHREVLAALMRPWFAARTGAEVADGLDAAGVLWSRYRRVSDVVADLAAGRSSAVVADVDQPGIGQVISARNPLREHGDYGPTAVAEGLGDSTDRVLGEVLGLDAAELARLHDAGVIG is encoded by the coding sequence ATGACCACGCAACCACTGCGCGGCCTGCGCATCGTCGAATTCGCCAGCTTCGTCGCCGGCCCCTCGGCCGGCATGACCCTGGCGCAACTCGGTGCCGAGGTCATCCGCATCGATCCGACCGGCGGCGCGCCGGACTACCACCGGTGGCCGGTGTCGGCGCGCACCGGCGCCAGCCTGTACTGGTCCGCGCTCAACCGCGGCAAACGGTCGGTGCAGATCGACGTGCGCAGCCCGCAGGGCCGGGAACTGGTGCTGGCGCTGGCGACCGCCCCGGGACCCGACGCCGGGATCGTCGTCGACAACCAGGTGGGCCGGCCGTGGCTGGCGTACGACGAATTGGCCAAGCGGCGGGGCGATGTCATCCGGATGCACATCGGCGGACGAGCCGACGGCGGCCCGGCCGTCGACTACACGGTCAACACCGAGGTCGGCATCACCGCGCTGACCGGACCGGCCGACACCGACACCCCGGTCAACCACGTGTTGCCGGCCTGGGACCTGATCGCCGGGATGACGGCGACCACCGGGTTGCTGGCCGCGCTGCGCCACCGCGACCGCACCGGCGAGGGATCCGATCTCGCACTGGCGCTGGCCGACGTCGCGCTGGCCGGGGTCGCCAACATGGGCTGGCTGACCGAGGCCCGGGAGCAGGGTGACCGGCCCCGCCACGGCAACTACATGTACGGCACCTTCGGCGTCGACTTCGTCGCCGGTGATGGCGCCCGGGTGATGGTGGTCGCGCTGACCGGCCGCCAATGGCAGGCACTGTGCGCCGCCACCGGGATCACCGACGCGGCCGCGTCGGTGGCGACCGTGCTGGGCACCGACTTCACCGACGAGGCGCAGCGCTACGAGCACCGCGAGGTGCTCGCGGCGCTGATGCGGCCCTGGTTCGCCGCACGCACCGGCGCCGAGGTCGCCGACGGCCTGGACGCCGCCGGCGTGCTGTGGAGCCGCTACCGCCGGGTGAGCGACGTCGTCGCCGACCTGGCGGCCGGACGCTCCTCGGCGGTGGTCGCCGACGTCGACCAGCCGGGCATCGGGCAGGTGATCTCGGCGCGAAACCCATTGCGGGAACACGGGGATTACGGCCCGACGGCGGTCGCCGAAGGGCTGGGTGACAGCACCGACCGGGTGCTCGGCGAGGTGCTGGGCCTGGACGCGGCCGAGCTCGCCCGACTGCACGACGCGGGTGTGATCGGCTGA
- a CDS encoding CobW family GTP-binding protein, with translation MASTTTVPVIALTGFLGAGKTTLLNHVLRRPDARIGLVINDFGAINVDAGLVTGQIDEPASITGGCICCLPDDGGLDEALARLADPKLRLDVIIVEASGVAEPAALARIIRFSGVDNVRPGGVVDVIDAVNHFDTVDRDGMPPARYAAASLVIVNKLDAVPDGERSELLDRITERVHERNPGVTVIGTSGGRIDPALLYDIADDAPDGQLSLRDLLVESDDHGHDHCGHDHHVHADAVTVAGTGCVDANAVFDLLENPPPSVYRMKGTIAVQYPNTVRRYLVNLVGSAVHIAPAPAGSTQTQLVAIGAELDTDAVAAALRTALAAVAGPASSTAVKRLQRYKRLSI, from the coding sequence ATGGCCTCCACGACGACGGTACCGGTGATCGCGCTGACGGGGTTCCTGGGCGCGGGCAAGACCACTCTGCTCAACCATGTGCTGCGCCGCCCGGACGCCCGAATCGGGTTGGTGATCAACGACTTCGGCGCCATCAACGTCGACGCCGGGCTGGTCACCGGGCAGATCGACGAGCCCGCGTCGATCACTGGCGGCTGCATCTGCTGCCTGCCCGACGACGGCGGCCTGGACGAGGCGCTGGCCCGGCTGGCCGATCCCAAGCTGCGCCTCGACGTCATCATCGTGGAGGCCAGCGGTGTCGCCGAGCCGGCCGCACTGGCCCGGATCATCCGGTTCTCCGGCGTCGACAATGTGCGCCCCGGCGGAGTCGTCGACGTCATCGACGCGGTCAACCACTTCGACACCGTGGACCGCGACGGGATGCCGCCGGCCCGCTATGCGGCGGCGTCGCTGGTCATCGTCAACAAGCTCGATGCGGTGCCCGACGGCGAGCGATCCGAACTGCTGGACCGGATCACCGAACGGGTGCACGAGCGCAATCCCGGCGTGACGGTGATAGGCACATCCGGCGGCCGGATCGACCCCGCGTTGCTTTACGACATCGCCGACGACGCCCCCGACGGTCAACTCTCCCTGCGGGATCTGCTGGTCGAATCCGACGACCACGGGCACGATCACTGCGGGCACGACCACCACGTGCACGCCGACGCGGTCACCGTCGCCGGCACCGGTTGCGTCGACGCGAATGCGGTGTTCGACCTCCTGGAGAATCCGCCGCCCAGCGTCTACCGGATGAAGGGCACCATCGCCGTGCAGTACCCGAATACGGTGCGCCGCTATCTGGTGAACCTGGTCGGTTCGGCCGTGCACATCGCACCCGCACCGGCCGGTTCGACGCAGACTCAGCTGGTGGCCATCGGCGCGGAGCTCGATACCGACGCGGTGGCCGCGGCTCTGCGCACCGCACTGGCCGCCGTTGCCGGACCCGCGTCATCCACCGCGGTCAAACGGCTGCAACGCTATAAGCGGCTGAGCATCTGA
- a CDS encoding ABC transporter ATP-binding protein/permease has protein sequence MARGLQGALLRGFGARDHQVTVTDTVMVAPHVVRVRFTAPTVFEDLAVEPTAWLRFWFPDPDGGSTEFQRAYTLSEADEPAGTFAVDVVLHEPSGPATAWARTATSGDTLAVMVMGSVGFHVADEPPAGYLLIGDSASLPAINSILEVIPPSIPVECYLETHDADDELIPIREHPRLRLHRVQRHDTGSLAAAVEARDWSNWYAWVGCEAGSLKALRPRLRNDFGFPKTEIHAQAYWTVGREMGKRRGDEPAAVEPAADSVRPESAVEPAPDVAQAEAVPRGNWKEQGAGRLLSPLRTQLILSGVLQAVITLVQLAPFVLLVELSRLLLSGAEPDRLRTLGLVAVGLLGTGTLLGAALTLWLHVVDARFARSLRVRLLDKLSRMPLGWFTERGSAGVKQLVSDDPLALHYLITHAIPDAVNAVVAPVAVLVYLFVVDWRIALLLLAPVLVYIVLMVTMSIQSGPKIPQSQRWAEKMGTEAGGYLAGQPVVRIFGGAAASGFRRRLDEYLAFLVDWQRPFVGKKTWMDLVTRPSTFLWLIAALGTALIVTHRMNPVDLLPFLLLGTTFGARLLGIGYGLSGISTGMQAARRIQGTLDAPELGTPTHAPAAPARDAMGTRAGTVEYRDVTFGYRPDVPVVCDVNLTLRPGTVTALVGPSGSGKSTLAALLARFHDVQRGAITVGGTDIREFPADDLYARVGFVLQDTQLIHGTVAENIALADPDAGLEKIREAARDAQIHDRIMALPDGYDTVLGPDAALSGGERQRLTIARAILADTAILILDEATSFADPESEYQVQQALDRLTRDRTVLVIAHRLHTITGADQIVVLDSGSIVETGTHDELFAARGRYRALWDSGRSMAGAGTEAAVTEGSHR, from the coding sequence ATGGCCCGCGGTTTACAGGGTGCGCTTCTGCGCGGATTCGGGGCGCGTGACCATCAGGTCACCGTCACCGACACGGTGATGGTGGCTCCGCACGTGGTGCGGGTCAGGTTCACCGCCCCGACGGTCTTCGAGGACCTCGCCGTCGAACCCACCGCCTGGTTGCGGTTCTGGTTCCCCGACCCCGACGGCGGCTCCACCGAGTTTCAGCGCGCCTACACCCTCTCCGAGGCCGACGAGCCAGCGGGCACCTTCGCCGTCGACGTCGTGCTGCACGAACCGTCCGGCCCAGCTACCGCCTGGGCGCGCACGGCCACCTCCGGCGACACCCTGGCCGTGATGGTGATGGGTTCGGTCGGGTTCCACGTCGCCGACGAACCACCCGCCGGGTACCTGCTGATCGGCGACTCCGCCTCACTGCCCGCGATCAACAGCATCCTGGAGGTCATCCCGCCGTCGATCCCCGTCGAGTGCTACCTGGAAACCCACGACGCCGACGACGAACTGATCCCCATCCGAGAGCACCCGCGGCTGCGGCTGCACCGGGTGCAGCGCCACGACACCGGCTCGCTGGCCGCCGCCGTCGAGGCCCGCGACTGGTCGAACTGGTACGCCTGGGTCGGCTGCGAAGCCGGATCCCTCAAGGCCCTGCGCCCCCGGTTGCGCAACGACTTCGGTTTCCCGAAGACCGAGATCCACGCGCAGGCCTATTGGACGGTGGGCCGGGAGATGGGTAAACGCCGCGGGGACGAGCCGGCGGCGGTTGAACCGGCCGCCGATTCAGTGCGGCCGGAATCAGCGGTCGAGCCGGCACCGGATGTCGCCCAAGCCGAGGCCGTGCCCCGCGGCAACTGGAAGGAGCAGGGTGCCGGCCGGCTGCTGTCGCCGCTGCGCACCCAATTGATCCTGTCCGGCGTGCTGCAGGCCGTCATCACCCTCGTCCAGCTGGCACCCTTCGTCCTGTTGGTCGAACTGTCCCGGCTGCTGCTGTCCGGCGCCGAACCGGATCGGCTGCGCACCCTGGGCCTGGTCGCCGTCGGGCTGTTGGGTACCGGCACCCTGTTGGGTGCGGCGCTGACCCTGTGGCTGCACGTCGTCGACGCCCGATTCGCGCGCAGTCTGCGGGTCCGGTTGCTGGACAAGCTGTCCCGGATGCCGCTGGGCTGGTTCACCGAACGCGGGTCGGCCGGCGTCAAGCAGCTGGTATCCGACGATCCGCTGGCGCTGCACTACCTGATCACCCACGCCATCCCGGACGCCGTCAACGCCGTAGTGGCCCCGGTCGCCGTGTTGGTCTACCTGTTCGTGGTCGACTGGCGAATCGCCCTGCTGCTGCTGGCACCGGTGCTGGTGTACATCGTGCTGATGGTCACCATGTCGATCCAGTCCGGCCCGAAGATCCCGCAGTCCCAGCGCTGGGCCGAGAAGATGGGCACCGAGGCCGGGGGTTACCTGGCCGGGCAACCGGTGGTGCGGATCTTCGGCGGTGCCGCCGCCTCGGGCTTCCGCCGCCGTCTCGACGAGTACCTCGCGTTCCTGGTGGACTGGCAGCGCCCGTTCGTCGGGAAGAAGACGTGGATGGACCTGGTCACCAGGCCGTCGACGTTCCTCTGGCTGATCGCGGCGCTGGGCACCGCGCTGATCGTCACGCACCGGATGAACCCGGTGGATCTGCTGCCGTTCCTGTTGCTGGGCACCACCTTCGGTGCCCGGCTGCTGGGCATCGGCTACGGGCTGTCCGGTATCAGCACCGGAATGCAGGCCGCCCGCCGAATCCAGGGCACCCTCGATGCGCCGGAGCTTGGCACCCCGACCCACGCCCCGGCGGCGCCGGCACGGGACGCGATGGGAACCCGGGCGGGAACCGTCGAATACCGCGACGTCACCTTCGGCTACCGACCCGACGTTCCGGTGGTCTGCGATGTCAACCTGACCCTGCGGCCCGGTACCGTCACCGCGCTGGTCGGCCCGTCCGGCTCGGGCAAGTCGACGCTCGCCGCACTGCTGGCCCGCTTCCACGATGTCCAGCGCGGCGCAATCACCGTCGGCGGCACCGATATTCGCGAGTTCCCCGCCGACGACCTGTACGCCCGGGTCGGATTCGTGCTGCAGGACACCCAGCTGATCCATGGCACCGTCGCCGAGAACATCGCGCTCGCCGATCCGGACGCCGGGCTCGAGAAGATCCGCGAAGCCGCCCGCGACGCCCAGATCCACGACCGCATCATGGCCCTGCCGGACGGCTACGACACCGTCCTGGGCCCGGACGCCGCGCTGTCCGGCGGCGAGCGGCAGCGGCTGACCATCGCCCGGGCGATCCTGGCCGACACCGCGATCCTCATCCTCGACGAAGCCACCTCGTTCGCCGACCCGGAATCGGAGTACCAGGTGCAACAGGCACTGGACCGGCTGACCCGCGACCGCACCGTCCTGGTGATCGCCCACCGCCTGCACACCATCACCGGAGCCGACCAGATCGTCGTGCTCGACTCCGGATCGATCGTCGAAACCGGGACGCACGACGAACTTTTCGCCGCGAGGGGCCGCTACCGGGCACTGTGGGACTCCGGCCGCTCGATGGCCGGCGCGGGCACCGAAGCCGCCGTCACCGAGGGGAGTCACCGATGA
- a CDS encoding carbohydrate kinase family protein yields the protein MTARVLSVGEAVFDIVIGPDSTSEHIGGSMLNVAVGLATLGQPVSLCSWWAHDPHGEVLAQYARQAGVEITPGTETATSTPVAHARLDADGVASYEFDLTWAVPLPPEPSRFGHLHTGSFAVTLEPGGSTVLELARRMRHHGTVSYDANIRPALMKTPAVVRDRVEAMVRAADLAKASEEDLDWLYPGSTISEVMHTWAKTGPALVVITRGPQGVSALLAGHPEIVHLPQRPVAVVDTVGAGDSFMAGLLSGLLDSELLGSVSARSRLCGADWSQVRPALQRGLLTSALTVGHSGSYAPSLDEVAATAR from the coding sequence GTGACCGCCCGGGTGCTCAGCGTCGGCGAGGCGGTGTTCGACATCGTGATCGGTCCGGACTCCACCTCTGAACACATCGGCGGCAGCATGCTCAACGTGGCGGTCGGGCTGGCGACGCTGGGCCAGCCCGTGAGCCTCTGCTCGTGGTGGGCCCACGACCCGCACGGCGAGGTACTCGCCCAGTACGCGCGCCAGGCCGGTGTCGAGATCACCCCCGGCACCGAGACCGCCACCAGCACCCCGGTGGCGCACGCGCGGCTGGACGCCGACGGTGTGGCCAGCTACGAATTCGACCTCACCTGGGCGGTCCCCCTGCCGCCGGAGCCGTCCCGGTTCGGGCACCTGCACACCGGCAGCTTCGCCGTGACACTGGAGCCAGGAGGTTCGACCGTACTGGAGCTGGCCCGACGGATGCGCCATCACGGCACCGTGTCCTATGACGCCAACATCCGGCCGGCGCTGATGAAAACGCCCGCGGTGGTGCGTGATCGGGTCGAAGCCATGGTGCGGGCAGCCGATCTGGCCAAGGCCAGCGAGGAGGATCTGGACTGGCTGTACCCCGGCTCCACGATCTCCGAGGTCATGCACACCTGGGCCAAGACCGGTCCGGCGCTGGTGGTGATCACCCGGGGACCCCAGGGTGTCAGCGCCCTGTTGGCCGGCCACCCGGAGATCGTTCACCTCCCCCAGCGCCCGGTCGCCGTCGTCGACACCGTGGGCGCCGGGGACTCTTTCATGGCCGGGCTGCTATCGGGGTTGTTGGACAGCGAACTGCTCGGTTCGGTGTCCGCGCGCAGCCGGTTGTGCGGAGCCGATTGGTCACAGGTGCGCCCCGCGCTGCAGCGGGGACTGCTGACCAGCGCTCTGACCGTCGGCCATTCCGGGTCTTACGCCCCCTCGTTGGACGAGGTCGCGGCCACCGCGCGATGA
- a CDS encoding acyl-CoA dehydrogenase family protein produces MNLTGDEQQMVELVADFVDRRVRPGVRDFEADDIYPEEFIEEMKALGFFGLLVPAEFGGVDVSTACFALVTEQLARGWMSLAGAIGGHSVISYLIRTFGTAEQQRRYLPGMADGSIRATMALTEPGGGSDLQAMRTGAVRDGDHWVIDGSKTWISNAAHAQLFGLLCITDRGACPAHRGMSVILAEPGDGLIVSKKLPKLGYRGVEACEVVFDGYRVAGADILGGVPNAGWGQMMRGLEVGRIQVAARALGVGQAALDDAVRYAQQRESFGKPIWRHQSVGNLLADMATKQQAARLLTLNAAEKLDAGERADMEAGMAKLFASEAAMQIALDAIRVHGGYGYSKEYDVERYFRDAPLMIVGEGTNEIQRNVIAAQLIARNKI; encoded by the coding sequence ATGAACCTCACCGGCGACGAACAGCAGATGGTGGAACTGGTCGCCGACTTCGTCGACCGGCGGGTCCGGCCCGGGGTCCGCGACTTCGAGGCCGACGACATCTACCCCGAGGAGTTCATCGAGGAGATGAAGGCCCTCGGCTTCTTCGGGCTGTTGGTACCGGCCGAGTTCGGTGGTGTCGACGTCTCCACCGCATGCTTCGCCCTGGTCACCGAGCAACTGGCCCGCGGGTGGATGAGCCTGGCCGGGGCGATCGGTGGGCATTCGGTGATCAGCTACCTGATCCGCACCTTCGGCACCGCCGAACAGCAGCGCCGCTACCTGCCGGGTATGGCCGACGGTTCCATCCGGGCGACCATGGCGCTCACCGAACCCGGCGGTGGGTCGGACCTACAGGCCATGCGCACCGGCGCGGTGCGCGACGGCGACCACTGGGTCATCGATGGGTCGAAGACCTGGATCTCCAATGCCGCGCACGCGCAGCTGTTCGGCTTGCTGTGCATCACCGACCGCGGGGCCTGCCCGGCGCACCGGGGGATGAGCGTGATCCTGGCGGAGCCCGGCGACGGTCTGATCGTGTCGAAGAAGCTGCCCAAGTTGGGCTACCGCGGGGTCGAGGCGTGCGAGGTCGTCTTCGACGGCTACCGAGTCGCCGGTGCCGACATCCTCGGTGGGGTGCCCAACGCCGGGTGGGGGCAGATGATGCGGGGGCTGGAGGTCGGCCGCATCCAGGTCGCCGCCCGCGCGCTGGGCGTCGGCCAGGCCGCCCTCGACGACGCCGTCCGCTACGCCCAGCAGCGCGAGTCGTTCGGCAAACCCATCTGGCGGCATCAGTCGGTGGGAAACCTGCTGGCCGACATGGCCACCAAACAACAGGCGGCGCGGCTGCTGACGCTGAACGCCGCCGAGAAGCTCGATGCCGGCGAGCGGGCGGACATGGAGGCCGGGATGGCCAAGCTGTTCGCCTCGGAGGCCGCCATGCAGATCGCGCTGGACGCCATCCGGGTGCACGGGGGCTACGGCTACTCCAAGGAGTACGACGTCGAACGCTACTTCCGCGACGCCCCGTTGATGATCGTCGGCGAGGGCACCAACGAGATCCAGCGCAATGTCATTGCCGCGCAGCTGATCGCCCGCAACAAGATCTGA